Part of the Scyliorhinus canicula chromosome 8, sScyCan1.1, whole genome shotgun sequence genome is shown below.
CGATAAAGATAAAGCAATAGATTATCATGAACTGAAGGTGCGTTTTGGTTGGAATCCATTTTGATAGCTGAGCACTTAGTGTAACTTAGCACTTAGCATTTAGTGTAACTGTTATTATTTCAGTTATGTGTATTTATCTATTGCATTCTTCAGACAATTGTAAAATATGCTGTGGAAAATGCATGTTCTGGAGTTGAACTTGCTGAAAATGTTATACTAGCTGACTTGTAAGCGTATCTTTCTTTCTTGGAGTAATAGTGAAATATCACACCACCAAACACTTGGATTTTATGTTATACCATCAACCCCCATGTGGTCTGGAAAGTCATGaccatctttttaaaataaatgagaaCCTTGTAGCTTTGCTTAAGAGCCCAAGGTGTTAATTTGTCAATTCATAATTTCCTTCTGTCACCATTGGGAAATATCCATTTAAATTAAACTTGGGAATTATCAAAATTGTATATTTGCATGCAGGAATACAAAAATGGTTGCCTGGTAAATTTAAAACATAATCTACTGTCAGCCTTAACTCCTTGTAGTTTCATAAGAAGATGGAATGCAACATCATTAGATGGGTGAATTTGTGAATTTGTCACTTCACTGtcgagattttaaaaaaaaatctttcttaatCAAAAAGAGCCAAATGCCATCTAGCCTCCCTCTTGCAGTCTTTGTACCTTTTAAAACTTGCACAAAATTTAGAAATGCATTTAATTGCCTCACGAGGAAGCTAGAATTTCACTGCTGTCTCCATGAAAGTTCAGCTTTCATCATTTGCAAGGTTAGTCAATCCTCAGTCATTCCAATTTTAATTCTGACTAATTAATCAAAATAGAACGTGTATACAAAAAACACACAAATTATATAAATTTTCCCTTCCATCAGTAGTTGTTCTAAATGATTAAAGGATTGAATGTTGGGAAGTAATGTTATTCAGTCACTCTATCTTTATTTGCAGCAAATCATTTCCTAGTTTGTGGGCTCAAACATTCAAACAAAAACACTCCTTGTGACTGGGTAAAAAGAAAAAATTCTTCCTTGTCTTGTTTTTTATTCCATCTTCGGTTAATTTTAGTGCCTTTTCTCTTGATCCAATTTACAATTTCAGATTACTACTTTTCAAAATAAGTGGTGGTGGAGAAATTAATCACAGTGAATTAATCAATTGCAGGTCTCAAACCTGTAGTATCCTTCATACTGTCTTTTTCTACTAGTCTGAGGAATATGTCTTTTGATTTCTGCTATGTTCCTCATTGTAAACAGTGTTCAGTTCACTATCAAATCTTGTTTCTCTGTGAGcttgcaaacaatggtctgctgCTACTTGCATGCTTGAAACAATTTTTAGTCATCGGCAACAATTGCTGCTGCCCTTATCTTAGAAATTTTGGTCTTCTAGGTAGGATCATATTCCGAAAGGGAAGTCTGATTCTTTTCTTAGATTTCCAAACATTTCCTGTGCGCTTCCTAAGCTAACTCCTGGACTTTAAAGTAACATTATTCACTATCATAGTCAGTAGTTTTCGCATTTGAGAAGAGAGGTGTATACTTTGAATGCTTTTCACATGTTCTGCATTAAAACCGTCCAGCTTTCCTGCACTCATGTAATTTTGTGGCAAATTTCTCAAATTGCACAAAATACATTTAACTCCTTCCTTGCTGAATTTGGGAATAAGCAAATATGCCGTGCTAAATCAAAATCAAGAATTAAATCTGAATCATAGTGAAGTTTTCTTGCTACTCCCTATTCACTTAatcaatccatagaatcccaacagtgcagaaaggaggccattcgattcaATCCATCGAGTCACACCTACCCTCAAAAGGGCACCTTTCCTAGACCCACATAccgccctaaccctgtaaccccacctaactggcacacagttggacttatgggaggaaactggagatcaAATTTCCTTGCTTCCTTTTCTCTCTGGAATTCAAGATTTTTTTCCCTTTGAAACAGTTTTCCTGTTCTCTCATTCTTTTGAATTCTAATTCAAGGTTAGTATTTCTCTTTCCAATTCCATTTGTTTCATTTGCGACTGAATCTTGGCTAAGTCCACTTGTGTGCTAATGTTCACGTGTTGAGCCAATACTTAAacagactctgcctttttagtgaTTACTTTTGAATCTATTTCCAATTTCTCTGTTATCAGATCCTCCCAGTATGTTGATCGAATATAGGTTGATCAAAGTTCATTCATTATGTACATTAGAGTTTTAGCAGTGTAAATGACCAATTAAAGTACTTGCCTTGTGGACGTTGCAGTTATCTTATCATGTTGAACAAAATCTCCAATCTTTGGTCCTGGTACAATGCAGAGTATATGTCACATTTCAAATTGCTGTATTTAGCAAAATATATTTGAAGCTTGTGGTTACTCATTTGGGTTGGGAGTGTCTGGGATCGTTCTTTTAATTTGCTCATAGGTTGGGGAAGTGTGCAGCTGTTtcgtatgtttttttaaaaatacttttccattaatAATAGGAAATTGAAGATGATGAAAATCAATGATATTTCCATTTTGACAGTACATTGCCACTAATTTAGAATTAtcctttttaatatatttttttaccGGCTTGTCAGGTTGCAATGAGAGCACTGGGATTTGATGTAAAGAAGGCTGACGTGTTGAAGATACTGAAAGATTATGATCGGAATTGCACAGGCAAAATTTCTTTTGAGGATTTCAATGAAGTTGGTAATTGCGTTCACAAATATTGATACTTTTCTTTTgcttaagttttttaaaaaatgtgtatgtTTTGAATCATGATCTAGACAGCGCGGATGCAAACCCCAGGCACTAATCAAATCTAGTATGGGAGAGGCTGAGGAAGCATTTGGCAAGTGGAAAAGCAAATTAGTTTAACTAATTTATCATTTGAGCTAAATGGTACCATAATGTGATAACACATGAATTCTATCTTCATATTCTTGAGATGTGGAATCATGTTTCCCATATTTCCATTTTATCATTTACaggacagaagtaggccatttgaatCAACTGATCCATGCCAGTTTTTATGCTGCACATGCCCTTCATCCCACTACTTCAACCCTTATTCCTGTCTCTGTGATATCTTTATATCTAATTTCCACTTAAATGCACCAGTCACCATGGTATAGTGGATTTTAAGGTTTATTCTCTGGCTGAAGAGGGATGAGCAGTAGGCTCATGAAACTGTTCTGGACAGCACTGTGTATTGTATTCCGAAGCAGAGTATGGAACAGCTATGTGTTGCAACATCAACAacctgccttaaacaaaataaagtGCCTCTCAAGAATCATGGGTGTTCACTTCTAGGCTGATGCAAGATCTAGTCTTGAACCACCAATCAGTAGAAATGCAAAAAATGCCATTGAGTTTGAAGACATAAGTAGAAGTGGGCCATGTTGGCACATTACTAAAAGTGCCCAATAATGTTGCACCATAGTTTCAGCATGACAAATTCCTGATCTTTGATAGGTATCAAGTGGCTACAAAAAGGAAATCCAGCGCCTCTCtcttggaaaatggagggggagacaTAGAGGAACATAAAATATCTCCCACTTGATGTGCCTCTTCTGTTCAACATGTGAAGTTGATTTGGGTTATCTTGTTTGCTATCATGGTAAAGATCAAAGTATtttctgatttgatttattgtcacgtgtactgaggtacagcaaaaagtattgttctgcatgcagtccaTACAAGAAAAATGTAGGACATACATAGTTACAgggatgtaaatacatggacacaggAGTGGAGTGTCGTACTGCTCAATAGAGAGGATGTGTGAATAGATCAATTCAGTctataagaggatcattcaggagtctggtaacagtatggaagaagctgtttttgaatatgttagtgcgtgttctcaatcTCCTACCCAATGGAAGAGTTTGGAATAGAGAATAACTCAGtcgggaggagtctttgattatcctGCCTACTTTCCAgatgcagcgggaggtgtagaccgagtcaatggatgggaggcggtttcgcttgatggcagtggcgtgcagaggggggagcCGACGGTgcggcgttggccccgggcatccattggatgggggcatcaatcagaggctattgctctccccaatgtcacccagatgcctaaatttttccacctgaatttaacaaattgttttgctggggggggggggggggcgtcacaatcaaatccagtgactaccgacatgtaccttgtgtcagggtgaggtgactgcactcccagactcccccgcggtggggaaaccgctctatcTGCCGCGCGGGCGGGCAGCCCTGGACTacgcatgtccaagggagggagagctcctcacatgcagggaaaggccccgccccctgatctgcgtgctgagatgttgaccaatgaaaaaagattgaggaccggagaCACTGTGGTTCTCCATCCAATCAGAGCGCAGGAtttgtgtgagtgataattgagctttcacacagacggaatcttcctcctgtctccaacatctgtgagtaaaacactttcttttctccccctttccatttcttttttcattctgaccatcaattggtcacttgcagcaactgaagggaaaggaagtgaatccagggagggttcagactctggaaagcttggcccaggtctctctcttaaaaatattgacatcctttgctccctcagtttgacacatgaaatgaaatgaaaatcgcttattgtcaggggctgtttagcacagggctacattgctggctttgaaagcagaccaaggcaagccagcagcacgattcgattcctgtaacagcctccccaaacaggcgctggaatgtggcgaatgcggaatgtgacaataagcgattttcatttcataagtaggcttcaaatgaagttactgtgaaaagcccctagtattgaccaggacacgggggtaactcccctgctcttcttcaaaatagtggctgtgggatcgtcaacatccacctaatagggacagacagagcctcagtttaacaacttatttgaaagaaggctgttctgacagtgcagcactccctcagttctgagtgtgatgagggattcagtcattcaccccaactgctgacacaccagcgagttcactctggggagaggctgttcacctgctctgtgtgggggaagagattctctcaattaaccaacctgctgacacaccagagagttcactccgggaagaggccgttcacctgcagtgtgtgtgggaggggattcactcagccatccatcctgctgagacatcagtgagttcatacaggtgagaagccattgacctgccctctgtgtggtaagggattcagtcattcaccccaactgctgagacaccagtgagttcacactggggagagaccattcactgctctctgcacacagcggtttagaacatcatctacattgaaatgaaaatcacttattgtcacaagtaggcttcactgaagttactgtgaaaagcccatagtcgccacattccggcgcctgttcaggaggctggtacgggaagttatattcaaaatgttttcctttctcataatatttctcagtatattaggccttatacttgagtctttggggcatacaatcaaaatttgccccgggcatcaccagacctctgcacgccactgcttgatggactgggctgtgttcacgactctctagttTCTTGTGGTTTtgacagagcagttgccataccaggctgtgatgttgccagatagaatgcttcctatgtgcatctgtaaaaattggtaagagtcaatgtggacatgctgagtttccttagattcctgaggaagtataggcgctgttgtgttttcttggttgtAGTGTTGATGTTGGTGGACTCGGACAGGTTGTTGATGTGCAcgcctcggaatttgaagctgtcaaccatctccacttcggcaccattgatgcagccagggatgtgtacagtactttgcttcctgaaatcagtgatcagctccttagttttgctgaagttgagggagagattgttgatgTCACAGTaagccactaggttctcaatctccgtCCTGTACTCTGACTTGTCAGTGTTCAAAATCCAACCCTACTGTCGTGTTATcagtaaacttgtagatggagttggagccatgtTTTGCCACTCAGTTGTGTGCGCGCGCGTGCGTGCGTCCCCACTAtcgtggaagaggtgttgttaTGTATCGTTACTGACTGTGGCCTATGGGTCAGgtagtcgaggatccagttgcagagggaggagccacgtCCTAGGTTCTGGAGTTTGATATGAGTTTGCCTGGGATTATTGTGTTGAagactgagctgtagtcgattaaCAGGAATCTGACGTGGGAGTCctagttgttgagatgctccagggatgagtgaagggccagggagatggtgtctgctgtggacctgttgtggtggtatgtgaattgcagtggacctAGGCAATGTGGAAGTTTAGAATTGATGggtttcatgaccaacctctcgaagcactccataatgatagatgtcaaggccatcgGACGACAGTCGTTCAGGTACGTTGCCTGGATCATCTTTGGCACAGGTATGATGGTGGGAACCACGGAACGGAGTAGGGAAAGGTTGAAGATAACCGTGAACACACCCGTCAATTGGATGCACGACCAGGAGCTCCATCAGGCCCCTTTGCTTTctaagggttcactttcaaaaaGGCCGATCTAACTTCGGAAGCTTTGATGGGAGGAATTGGTgtatccgaggctgctggggcagttacATCATGAAATTATCTTCTCCATCTACTCGTGTTTAAGAAAATGGGTGATTTATTAGAAACATTTAACAACttaaaaatatgaaaataatCCAGGTTTGACTGTTGTTCACGCTTTCTAACATCATGTGCATCCAGTGAGAAgctctttggattgtgaggggggCGGTCAAGCTAATCTCTGTGGCAAAAAGGTAATGAGAAAAATATCTTGATTTAAAAGCTGACATTCCCATCTCCTGATgggacttcatcctagggtcttgAAAGAAATAActatgtaactcctttattcaaaaagggagggagacaaaaaactGGAAACTACAGGCCACTTAGTTtaacatgtgtcatggggaagaGCTGGAATGTATTAAGGAGTTTCTAGCAGGGCACAAAAAAAATCTCtgttaatcaggcagagtcaacatgcctttgtgaaagggaaatcatgtttgtctAATTTATTAAGAGTTCTTTGAATAAGTAATGTGGATAAAGAGGAACCTGTTAATGTGCTAAGACAAGGTGTCACATAAAAAGTTACTACGCAAAATAAGCTTATGGTGTAGAGGATAATATATTAGTCAGGATAGGGAATTGATTCGCTAACGGGAAAGAGAGGAGGCATGAATGGATCACTGTCGGTTTGCAAAATTTGGCAAGCGCGAGTGAcaacagtgatcagtgctggggcctctaaCTATTTACAATTGGTATTGAAACTTGTTTGAAGAGACCAAATGTATGATTGCTAATTTGCTGAGGCACCAAGATGggtgggaaagtaagttgtgaagtggACATGAACCTGCAAAGTGAAATAGATAGCTTAAGTGACTGGGCCAAAAAATAGcatatggaatataatgtgggaagatGCAAACCTGTCCACTTTTTAAAGGAAGAGTAGAAAAGTTGTATACTACTAAAATGGGAGAGTTTGCAGAACTGACGTAAggggatctgagtgtcctggtacatgaatcacaaaagtttAGTATGCAAGTGATTAGTAACGTGAATGCAATGTTGTTTATTGACTGGGAATTGAATATACAAATAGGGACTTTTTtttgttgctgcagttgtacagggtgttggtgagtctGCAactgtactgtgtacagttttggtctctggtTTAAAGAAACTATATAAAtgtattagaagcagttcagagaattactaacctcattcctgggatgaaaggatTATTTGCGAGGAAAGGTTGGGTCACCATCCATTGAGTTTTAAAGAATGaggagtgatcttattgaaacatacatgaTCCCAAGGTAGCTTGATGGGGTGGCTGTCTTGTAGAAGAAACTAGAACCTAAGGGGACAaggtttaaaaataagtggtcttCCATTTAAGACTCGGGAGAATTTCTTTTCTGTGGGTCTTTGGAACTTTCATCCCCAGAAAGCGGAGGAGGCAGGTCatttactgttttaaaaaaaatataatctAAAAAGGAGTCAAAGGTTCCCAGGTGTAGGCCAGAATGTGGAGTTTAACTACAATCAAATCTGCTATGATCTAATTAAATTGCAGAGTAGGCTCAAGGAACCAAATGACCTAATtcttgctcctaattcttgtgtaCATATGGTTATATATTCCAGaatatttcctcccacagtccaaagatgtgcaggttaggtggattggccatgataaaattgcctttagtgtccaaaattgcccttcgtgttgggtggggttactgggttatggggatagggtggaggtgttgaccttgggtagggtgctctttccaggagccggtgcaggctcgatgggccgaatggcctcctgcactgtaaattctatgatctataatacTTCAGTATAGCACTGTCTGTAGGAATTATTGCAAAAATACACCAGTTGTCTGTATATTGTAAAAGGTTTAGCTCGTCTTTCATTCTGATGTAGCACtgtttattagccgaggcacagaatataagaacCACAAGGTTATGTTGGAGTTAAATAAACAAAGGCTAGGTCACGACTCACAGCTAGAGTACtaggtacagttctggtcactgcattataGGAGAGATGTGATCATAATAGTGTGGTTATGGAGAAGATTtaagatgttgcctggactgcagAATTTTAGTTCTAGAGAACTGATTGGCTGGGCTTGGGTTATTTTCTTTTGGAaccgaggaggctgaggggagattctAGACGTAGTGGATAAGAAAGCCCTGGTTTCCTGTGAGGGGACCATAACCAGGAAGCATAGATGTAAAGtagtaaattataaatttagagggaATTCTGGGGGAAGCTTTTTGactcttattaaatggcggggtTTAGGAACTCGCTGCTTGAAAGActggtagaggcagaaaccctcataacatgTAATGATATTTGGGCATGCACTTGGAAGCACTGTAAGCCAGGAGGCTATGGATCAAGAGATGAAATGTGGGAGTAAATGGATGGTTCCTGGTCAATTGGCACAGACAagatagaccaaatggcctctcctGTGCTGGATATACCTATTCTGTGTAGTAGAATAATTCGACATTAACTGATTTAGCTTTCCTTTTATTGGTCTTGGATTTAATTTTGTAAAAGATATTGCATTTCTAttatgtgttttttttctaattagtGACCGATTGGATTTTGGATAGAGATCCACAGGAAGAGATGATGAAAGCATTTAAACTGTTCGATGATGATGACTCTGGTAAAATCAATCTTCGGAATTTACGTCGTGTTGCAAGAGAGCTGGGTGAAAACATGACTGATGAAGAGCTACGTGCAATGATTGATGAATTTGATAAGGATGGAGATGGAGAAAGTAAGTGAATGTTAAAAAAGTTACTGTATAGTGATGTGATAAATATTGTTTTCTCTATTCAAACAATGTAACCtaagaaataggggcaggagtaAGCAATCTGGGTGTTTGAACCTACCCTtcaatttaataagatcatgactgacctaTCTCCAATCCACTTTCCCAACAtattcccttagtatccaaagatctATCCAACTCCTCAGACTTTAATGTACTCAGTAGGTCCTCCCTTTATTCTCTCAATTTAACATTGTTTAATTTTTTTcgcatggtttattttttttttatttgtggcCTTTTTGTTTTGTCATCTGCACTTTGGGGCAGAGGCTGAAGCTGCGGGGAGAGAGTGCGCGAGCTGCAATAGAGAATGTCAATGATTCTTGACCATTTTAGcgttattacagcacagaaagagaccattttgcCCATCAAATACATGTTAGCTTCAGACACATTCCTGGCCAGTACCAATCCAGTTTTCTTTTGAATTCTTCGGTCATCTCTGCTTCCCCAACCTCCTAGGCAGTGAGTTCtaggtctttttttttaaagcacagcaaattgtttaaaaatgtttttaccctTGCATCACTTTGTCCCATACTATGAGTGATAACATTTCTCACACAGCTGGAGTTCCCAGTCGGTCAAtgtcccttcagaattttgtttCACCttagtcacctctcattctttaaaTTCTAGGGAATCCAGGCCTAATATGCACAATTCGTTCATGCTAGGAATAAGTCCAGTGAGCCTATGTTGCACTAATACTTTCCTCACTGATGTATAGCATTCCATTTGTAAGGAGTCCAAAGCCGTGTGCAAGACTTTAGGGCCTTGGTAATGCCAAACCTATATAATTGAAATTCTTGGCTAATATATTTTGCATTCGGAATTGTGGGCATTGTTGCCAAGGCCAGCCGGTATTTGatagtggtgagctaccttcttgaatgctgcagtccatctggtgtacttacacccacagtgctgtcagaaaCGAGTTTCagtattttgatccagtgacacccAAGTCCGGATGGTCTGGCTTGGAATAGAACCTGTAGATCGTGGTGTTCCCATATGGCTGCTGTCCTTATCCTTCAAGGGTACTGTCAAAGGTGGCTTGGTGAGTTTCTACAATGCAGTTAGTACAcagtgctgctactgtgcgttggtggtggagggaacaaATATTTAAGGAGTTGGATCAGGTGCCAGttgagcaggctgctttgtcctgaatgatgaTGAGCTTTTTTTGGAACtgtactcacccaggcaagtggtgacgtgtagcgggtgggggtgggcaggctttggggaatcgggaggtgagttactccagCAGGTCAGAAATTGCCAATTCTGCGTCTTGCAGCCACAATATTTACCCAGCTGACCGTGGTCAGTTTCTGCTCCATGCCAACCTCAATGTTGATGGtaatggagatgatcattgcctggcacttgtgtaacatgactttaaaaaaaaatgagtgcccaattaattttttccaattaaggggcaacgtagcgtggccaatccacctaaccagcacatcttggtGGTGTGGgcatgaaacccacacaaacacggggagatgtgcaaactccacggacagtgactcagagctgggatctaACTTGGAATcttggtgccatgagacagcaatgctaaccattgcaccacagtgctgccctgtaTGTAGCATGACTTCATTGTAACTTGGCCCAAGCATGAATGTTGCTAACATTTTGCTGCATACTGGTAGCTGCAGTGTCTGAGGAATTGTTAATGTTGCACGTTCAATTATTATCGAGAACATAGTACTATAGGTTCTGCTAAATttccctcaactggagtattgtgtccaattctgggtgccacacatGATGTGAAGGAATTAGGGTGcgcaaaaaaaacattcacaaaaatagttccagggatgaacataagaacataagaacataagaactaggagcaggagtaggccatctggcccctcgagcctgctccgccattcaattagatcatggctgatcttttgtggactcagctccactttccggcccgaacaccataacccttaatccctttattcttcaaaaaactatctatctttaccttaaaaacatgtaatgaaggagcctcaactgcttcactgggcaaggaattccatagattcacaaccctttgggtgaagaagttcctcctaaactcagtcctaaatctacttctccttattttgaggctatgcccactagttctgctttcacccgccagtggaaacaacctgcccgcatctatcctatctattcccttcataattttaaatgtttctataagatcccccctcatccttctaaattccaacgagtacagtcccagtctactcaacctctcctcataatccaaccccttcagctctgggattaacctagtgaatctcctctgcacaccctccagcgccagtacgtcctttctcaagtaaggagaccaaaactgaacacaatactccaggtgtggccgcactaacaccttatacaattgcaacataacctccctagtcttaaactccatccctctagcaatgaaggacaaaattccatttgccttcttaatcacctgttgcacttgtaaaccaaccttctgtgactcatgcactagcacacccaagtctctctgaacagcggcatgctttaatattttatcgtttaaataataatcccgtttgctgttattcctaccaaaatggataacctcacatttgtcaacattgtattccatctgccagacccgagcccattcacttaacctatccaaatccctctgcagacttccagtatcctctgcacttttcgctttaaccactcatcttagtgtcatctgcaaacttggacacattgcccttggtccccaactccaaatcatcaatgtaaattgtgaacaattgtgggcccaacacggatccctgagggacaccactagctactgattgccaaccagagaaacacccatttatcccaactctttgctttctattaattaaccaatcctctatccatgctactactttacccttaatgccatgcatctttatcttatgcagcaaccttttgtgtggcaccttgtcaaaggctttctggaaatccagatataccacatccatcggctccccattatctactgcactggtaatgtcctcaaaaaattccactaaattaattaggcatgacctgccttttacgaacccatgctgcgtctgcccaatgggacaatttctatccagatgcctcgcaatttcttccttgatgatagattccagcatcttccctattaccgaagttaaactcactggcctataatttcctgctttctgcctacctccttttttaaacagtggcgtcacgtttgctaatttccaatccaccgggaccaccccagagtctagtgaattttggtaaattatcactagtgcatctgcaattt
Proteins encoded:
- the cetn3 gene encoding centrin-3 isoform X1, with product MSLLLRNELAIDKPKKKKRRELTEEQKQEIKEAFNLFDTDKDKAIDYHELKVAMRALGFDVKKADVLKILKDYDRNCTGKISFEDFNEVVTDWILDRDPQEEMMKAFKLFDDDDSGKINLRNLRRVARELGENMTDEELRAMIDEFDKDGDGERKPTSLAYSPPGIQRQPSISVQRKCWKRSTNYSVTCTIPQCRDTLIVNQEEFIAIMTGDI
- the cetn3 gene encoding centrin-3 isoform X2, whose product is MSLLLRNELAIDKPKKKKRRELTEEQKQEIKEAFNLFDTDKDKAIDYHELKVAMRALGFDVKKADVLKILKDYDRNCTGKISFEDFNEVVTDWILDRDPQEEMMKAFKLFDDDDSGKINLRNLRRVARELGENMTDEELRAMIDEFDKDGDGEINQEEFIAIMTGDI